From Flavobacterium arcticum, the proteins below share one genomic window:
- a CDS encoding DUF3467 domain-containing protein, with the protein MSDQKQQPGQINIELDEKTAEGTYSNLAIINHSSSEFVVDFVAMMPGAPKAKVKSRIVLTPQHTKRLLKALGENINRFETAHGKISDTEQPSIPLSFGPAGQA; encoded by the coding sequence ATGAGTGACCAAAAACAACAACCAGGGCAAATAAATATTGAACTGGACGAGAAAACAGCCGAAGGAACGTACTCTAATCTTGCTATAATAAACCATTCCTCATCAGAGTTTGTGGTCGATTTTGTAGCGATGATGCCAGGTGCACCTAAAGCCAAAGTAAAATCGCGCATTGTGTTAACGCCACAGCATACCAAAAGATTGCTAAAAGCCTTAGGCGAAAACATTAATCGTTTTGAAACTGCCCATGGCAAGATAAGCGATACTGAACAGCCTTCGATTCCGTTAAGTTTTGGTCCTGCAGGACAGGCGTAA
- a CDS encoding DUF4041 domain-containing protein, protein MNIIVLTTLNMFFNRSKKLLEDKIIELSSIKDELEATKKNLYSVSNELKNSQDLLDVLKKKYSDIINLEEEIDIRKASINKADDRLKDLNENYKSAFKVYEELQNQISIYKDDIEIGSFGLYERKFNFDTSETYKLSIQENYNSQKKLVKEDKAVYCHTEWTVNGSRVEGRKQTNHYKKLMLYAFNGECDAIIAKVRWNNATKSQERILKTFESINKLGSVHNINISSEYLNCKIEELLLTHEYEEKKNEEKEEQRQIREMIREEEKAQRDFDRAKKIAEEEEAKFKKALDRARLELGIASPQDILSLNEQIASLEQQLIDAQQKRERAIAMAQLTKIGHIYVISNLGSFGNDIYKIGMTRRLNPHDRVRELGDASVPFRFDVHAIIHSENAPQLERELHLKFHDRRLNKVNLRKEFFNVSLQEIEEFIKKHTDAEIEFTKLAEAKEYRETVKMIEQLNHLSNQITTEMKFPDSLI, encoded by the coding sequence ATGAATATAATTGTTTTAACAACTTTGAATATGTTTTTCAATAGATCAAAAAAATTACTCGAAGATAAAATTATTGAGCTTTCATCAATTAAAGATGAGTTAGAAGCTACTAAAAAAAATCTATACTCAGTAAGTAATGAATTAAAGAATAGTCAAGATTTACTTGATGTATTGAAAAAGAAATATTCGGATATAATTAATTTAGAGGAAGAAATTGATATTAGAAAAGCATCAATTAATAAGGCAGATGATAGATTAAAAGATTTAAACGAAAACTATAAGTCCGCTTTTAAGGTTTATGAAGAACTTCAAAACCAAATATCTATTTATAAAGATGATATAGAAATAGGTTCTTTTGGTTTATATGAACGTAAATTTAATTTTGATACTTCCGAGACCTATAAACTAAGTATTCAAGAGAATTACAATTCTCAAAAAAAGTTAGTTAAAGAAGATAAAGCAGTCTATTGCCATACAGAATGGACTGTTAACGGTAGTAGAGTTGAAGGTAGAAAACAAACAAATCATTATAAAAAACTAATGTTATATGCATTTAATGGAGAATGTGATGCAATAATTGCAAAAGTTAGATGGAATAATGCGACTAAGAGTCAAGAAAGAATTTTAAAAACTTTCGAATCAATAAATAAACTTGGAAGTGTTCATAACATAAATATTTCATCTGAATATTTAAATTGTAAAATTGAGGAGCTATTACTTACACATGAATATGAAGAGAAAAAAAATGAAGAAAAAGAAGAGCAAAGGCAAATAAGAGAAATGATACGTGAGGAAGAAAAAGCACAACGTGATTTTGATAGAGCAAAAAAAATTGCAGAAGAAGAAGAGGCAAAGTTCAAAAAAGCATTAGATAGGGCAAGGTTAGAATTAGGAATTGCTTCACCTCAAGACATCTTATCATTGAATGAGCAGATAGCGAGTTTAGAGCAGCAGTTAATAGATGCTCAACAAAAGAGAGAGAGAGCTATTGCGATGGCTCAATTGACAAAAATCGGACATATATATGTTATTTCAAATTTGGGTTCCTTTGGTAATGACATCTATAAAATAGGAATGACTAGACGATTAAATCCCCATGATAGAGTAAGAGAACTTGGAGATGCATCTGTGCCTTTTCGTTTCGATGTGCATGCAATTATTCATTCAGAAAATGCCCCTCAACTTGAGCGAGAGTTACATTTAAAATTTCACGACAGAAGATTAAATAAAGTAAATTTAAGAAAAGAATTTTTTAATGTAAGTCTACAAGAAATTGAAGAATTTATTAAAAAACATACTGATGCAGAAATTGAATTCACAAAACTTGCAGAAGCAAAAGAGTATAGAGAAACTGTCAAGATGATTGAGCAGTTGAATCACTTATCTAATCAAATTACTACAGAAATGAAATTTCCAGACAGTCTTATATAA
- the mutL gene encoding DNA mismatch repair endonuclease MutL, producing MSSIIQLLPDHVANQIAAGEVVQRPASVVKELLENSVDAGSTDIKLIVKDAGKTLIQVIDNGKGMNVTDSRLCFERHATSKIRHAEDLFALATKGFRGEALASIAAIAHVEMKTKQEQEELGTHIVIEGSKFVSQDVAVLPKGTSFSVKNLFFNIPARRNFLKSDTVEFRHIVDEFERVALAHPNISFVLYHNGSEMFNLPMANQRQRIVGIFGGRTNEKLVPVNESTEIVQIQGFAVKPEFAKKSRGEQFFFVNNRFIKSGYLHHAVMAAYEGLLKDGCQPGYFIYLEVPPNTIDINIHPTKTEIKFDDEHALYAILRSSVKHSLGQFNVAPVLDFERDANLDTPYTYEGKEAILPTVNVDRNFNPFADEKPVKTSGASSSSTYASPAFRKTDRSASWESLYTGLTTATDETEGIDFEKDEVTGSLFNDGDVEQTIHRTYQIHKKYIVSPIKSGMVIIDQKRAHQRILYEQFLKNITVQQGASQQLLFPLVLHYNKTELDLIKEMQAALENTGFVFSEIKEDQIVVSGLPVNTPESEVSILLEELINDLQQEVPDSSFSQTDSIAKSMARSLAVKTGTLLSEKEQDNMVNSLFACKEPDVSPFNKPTFITVSVEDLDKRFAI from the coding sequence ATGTCCAGTATCATTCAATTACTTCCAGATCATGTTGCCAACCAAATAGCTGCCGGAGAGGTAGTACAGCGTCCGGCTTCGGTAGTAAAAGAATTGCTAGAAAACTCGGTTGATGCTGGTAGTACCGATATTAAACTTATCGTTAAAGACGCTGGTAAAACTCTTATACAGGTTATAGATAATGGTAAGGGTATGAACGTTACTGATTCTCGACTGTGTTTTGAGCGTCATGCTACCAGTAAAATTCGCCATGCCGAAGATTTATTTGCACTGGCTACCAAAGGTTTTAGAGGAGAGGCTTTAGCCAGTATTGCAGCTATTGCCCATGTAGAGATGAAAACCAAGCAAGAGCAGGAAGAACTGGGAACACACATAGTGATAGAGGGCAGTAAGTTTGTAAGCCAAGATGTGGCAGTATTGCCTAAAGGCACTTCTTTTTCAGTAAAAAACCTGTTTTTTAATATCCCCGCGCGTCGCAATTTCTTAAAATCTGATACAGTAGAGTTTCGACATATTGTAGATGAGTTTGAGCGCGTAGCATTGGCACACCCTAATATTAGCTTTGTACTCTACCACAACGGTAGTGAGATGTTTAACTTGCCTATGGCAAATCAACGTCAGCGTATAGTAGGTATTTTTGGAGGGCGTACTAATGAGAAATTAGTACCCGTAAACGAGAGTACCGAAATTGTACAGATACAAGGTTTTGCAGTTAAACCTGAGTTTGCCAAGAAGAGTAGGGGGGAGCAGTTCTTTTTTGTAAACAACCGTTTTATAAAAAGTGGTTACTTACACCATGCCGTTATGGCAGCCTATGAGGGGTTGTTGAAAGATGGTTGTCAGCCAGGTTATTTTATTTACCTCGAAGTGCCACCCAATACTATTGATATTAATATACATCCTACCAAGACAGAAATAAAATTTGACGATGAGCATGCGCTATATGCCATATTACGCTCATCGGTAAAGCATAGTTTGGGGCAGTTTAATGTAGCTCCTGTACTCGATTTTGAAAGGGATGCTAATCTCGATACTCCCTACACCTACGAGGGTAAAGAGGCGATATTACCTACCGTAAATGTAGATAGAAACTTTAACCCGTTTGCAGATGAAAAACCTGTAAAAACATCGGGAGCATCGTCGTCGTCAACATATGCTTCGCCTGCTTTTCGTAAAACAGATCGTAGTGCATCATGGGAAAGTCTTTATACAGGACTGACAACGGCTACAGATGAGACAGAAGGCATAGATTTTGAAAAGGATGAAGTAACGGGTTCGCTATTTAATGATGGTGATGTTGAGCAAACGATACATAGAACATATCAGATACATAAAAAGTACATTGTAAGCCCTATAAAGTCGGGTATGGTTATTATCGATCAAAAGCGTGCACATCAGCGTATATTGTATGAGCAGTTTTTAAAGAACATAACGGTACAACAGGGTGCAAGTCAGCAGTTGCTATTCCCGCTAGTATTGCATTATAATAAAACAGAACTTGACCTTATAAAGGAGATGCAAGCAGCATTAGAGAATACAGGTTTTGTTTTTTCTGAAATTAAAGAAGATCAAATTGTGGTTTCGGGGCTACCTGTAAATACACCAGAAAGTGAAGTGTCGATACTTTTAGAAGAGCTGATAAACGATTTGCAACAAGAAGTACCCGATAGTAGCTTTAGCCAAACAGACAGCATAGCTAAGTCGATGGCGCGTAGCCTTGCGGTAAAAACGGGCACACTACTTAGCGAAAAAGAACAAGATAATATGGTAAACTCATTGTTTGCTTGTAAAGAGCCTGATGTGTCACCTTTTAATAAACCAACTTTCATTACAGTAAGTGTGGAAGACTTAGATAAACGATTTGCAATATGA